The Rhododendron vialii isolate Sample 1 chromosome 6a, ASM3025357v1 genome includes a window with the following:
- the LOC131331437 gene encoding uncharacterized protein LOC131331437 isoform X3, which yields MVRGKDADGQRSRDRPSSSPNGFLFGLFGATASALLLGSQLSWKGTTGGSFRSSFKEEAQKRYNRRMQEEYEEEMERVERIKRVQSVFNRGQNKYKRTYESWRENGSGEYHHHFQREDWYWKTDKSHSQRRTNFRETPQESASYLLSHHYSVLGLDRLRKVPYTDDEIKTAFRAKAKEFHPDQNQDNKESAEAKFKEVMTSYEAIKMERKNNKP from the exons ATGGTTAGAGGCAAAGACGCCGACGGTCAACGGAGTCGAGACCGTCCGTCGTCGTCGCCGAACGGGTTCCTGTTTGGTCTGTTTGGAGCTACGGCATCCGCGTTGCTA TTGGGGTCACAGTTGTCATGGAAAGGTACAACTGGTGGTTCTTTCCGGTCAAGTTTTAAAGAGGAAGCACAGAAGAGGTATAACCGTCGAATGCAAGAGGAGTATGAAGAGGAAATGGAAAGAGTG GAGCGTATAAAACGAGTGCAAAGTGTATTTAACAGAGggcaaaataaatacaaaaggaCCTATGAGAGCTGGAGGGAAAATGGTTCGGGCGAATATCATCACCACTTCCAACGGGAAGATTGGTATTGGAAGACTGATAAATCACACAGTCAACGTAGGACAAATTTCAGGGAAACTCCTCAGGAAAGTGCCAGTTATCTATTATCTCATCACTACTCAGTTTTGGGTCTTGACAG GTTAAGAAAAGTACCATACACCGATGATGAGATTAAG ACAGCTTTCAGGGCAAAGGCAAAGGAGTTCCACCCAGATCAGAATCAGGATAACAAAG AGTCAGCTGAAGCAAAGTTCAAAGAGGTCATGACATCTTATGAAGCTATTAAGATGGAAAGGAAAAACAACAAGCCATGA
- the LOC131331437 gene encoding uncharacterized protein LOC131331437 isoform X1, producing the protein MVRGKDADGQRSRDRPSSSPNGFLFGLFGATASALLQVGRLRRAVGWFYTQLGSQLSWKGTTGGSFRSSFKEEAQKRYNRRMQEEYEEEMERVERIKRVQSVFNRGQNKYKRTYESWRENGSGEYHHHFQREDWYWKTDKSHSQRRTNFRETPQESASYLLSHHYSVLGLDRLRKVPYTDDEIKTAFRAKAKEFHPDQNQDNKESAEAKFKEVMTSYEAIKMERKNNKP; encoded by the exons ATGGTTAGAGGCAAAGACGCCGACGGTCAACGGAGTCGAGACCGTCCGTCGTCGTCGCCGAACGGGTTCCTGTTTGGTCTGTTTGGAGCTACGGCATCCGCGTTGCTA CAGGTTGGACGGTTGCGGAGGGCAGTTGGATGGTTCTATACTCAG TTGGGGTCACAGTTGTCATGGAAAGGTACAACTGGTGGTTCTTTCCGGTCAAGTTTTAAAGAGGAAGCACAGAAGAGGTATAACCGTCGAATGCAAGAGGAGTATGAAGAGGAAATGGAAAGAGTG GAGCGTATAAAACGAGTGCAAAGTGTATTTAACAGAGggcaaaataaatacaaaaggaCCTATGAGAGCTGGAGGGAAAATGGTTCGGGCGAATATCATCACCACTTCCAACGGGAAGATTGGTATTGGAAGACTGATAAATCACACAGTCAACGTAGGACAAATTTCAGGGAAACTCCTCAGGAAAGTGCCAGTTATCTATTATCTCATCACTACTCAGTTTTGGGTCTTGACAG GTTAAGAAAAGTACCATACACCGATGATGAGATTAAG ACAGCTTTCAGGGCAAAGGCAAAGGAGTTCCACCCAGATCAGAATCAGGATAACAAAG AGTCAGCTGAAGCAAAGTTCAAAGAGGTCATGACATCTTATGAAGCTATTAAGATGGAAAGGAAAAACAACAAGCCATGA
- the LOC131331436 gene encoding squalene monooxygenase SE2-like isoform X1 produces MDQYYYVLGSLVASVMAMGLLYNLLAKRNDRGEGNAAADAATATTTTTTEISGECRSKNDADVIIVGAGVAGAALAHTLGKDGRRVHVIERDLTEPDRIVGELLQPGGYLKLIELGLQDCVEDIDAQRVFGYALFKDGRNTRLSYPLEKFHSDVSGRSFHNGRFIQKMREKAATLTNVRLEQGTVTSLLEEKGTIKGVQYKNKNGEEVSAYAPLTIVCDGCFSNLRKSLCKPKVDVPSCFVGLILENCELPYVNHGHVILADPSPILFYKISSTEIRCLVDVPGQKVPSISNGEMAKYLKTMVAPQIPPQLQESFIAAIDKGNIRTMPNRSMPAAPHPTPGALLMGDAFNMRHPLTGGGMTVALSDIVVLRDLLRPLLDLNDAPTLCRYLESFYTLRKPVASTINTLAGALYKVFCASPDQALKEMRQACFDYLSLGGVCSTGPVSLLSGLNPRPLSLVVHFFAVAIYGVGRLLLPFPSPKRMWIGARLISGASGIILPIIKAEGVRQMFFPATVPAYYRAPPVN; encoded by the exons ATGGATCAATACTACTACGTACTAGGTTCCCTGGTGGCGTCCGTGATGGCGATGGGGCTGTTGTACAATTTGCTCGCGAAGCGAAACGACCGGGGAGAAGGCAACGCCGCGGCCGACGCTGCTACCGccacgacgacgacgacgacggaaATTAGCGGAGAATGCAGATCGAAGAACGACGCCGACGTCATCATTGTCGGCGCCGGCGTCGCCGGGGCCGCTCTCGCTCACACCCTCGGCAAG GATGGGCGTCGTGTTCATGTGATTGAAAGAGACTTGACTGAGCCTGATCGGATTGTTGGAGAGCTGCTACAGCCCGGCGGCTATCTCAAATTAATTGAGTTGGGACTGCAAG ACTGCGTGGAGGATATTGACGCTCAGCGGGTGTTTGGGTATGCTCTTTTCAAAGATGGAAGGAACACACGACTCTCATATCCTCTGGAAAAGTTCCACTCGGATGTGTCGGGAAGGAGCTTCCACAATGGCCGCTTCATCCAAAAAATGAGGGAGAAGGCTGCAACCCTTACCAA TGTTCGATTGGAGCAAGGAACAGTGACATCTCTGCTTGAAGAAAAGGGCACCATTAAAGGTGTTCAATACAAGAACAAGAATGGTGAAGAAGTATCAGCATATGCACCTTTGACCATTGTGTGTGATGGCTGCTTTTCAAACTTGCGCAAATCTCTTTGCAAACCAAAG GTGGACGTGCCGTCTTGTTTTGTTGGTTTGATATTGGAGAACTGCGAACTCCCATATGTAAATCATGGGCATGTCATTTTAGCAGACCCGTCTCCCATCTTGTTTTACAAAATCAGTAGCACAGAGATTCGCTGTCTTGTTGATGTACCCGGTCAAAAGGTCCCTTCTATTTCAAACGGTGAAATGGCCAAGTACTTGAAGACTATGGTTGCTCCCCAG ATTCCCCCGCAGTTGCAAGAGAGCTTTATTGCCGCTATTGATAAAGGAAACATAAGGACCATGCCGAACAGAAGCATGCCGGCTGCTCCTCATCCTACTCCTGGAGCCTTGTTGATGGGTGACGCGTTCAACATGCGCCACCCTTTAACTGGTGGAGGAATGACTGTGGCACTATCTGACATTGTTGTGCTACGTGATCTTCTTAGACCTCTGCTTGACCTGAATGATGCACCAACTCTTTGCAGATATCTTGAATCCTTCTACACCTTGCGTAAG CCTGTAGCATCCACAATAAACACATTGGCTGGTGCCTTGTACAAGGTATTTTGTGCTTCACCTGATCAAGCACTCAAGGAAATGCGGCAGGCATGCTTTGATTATTTGAGCCTCGGCGGTGTTTGTTCCACAGGACCAGTTTCTCTACTCTCGGGCCTCAACCCTCGCCCATTGAGCTTGGTTGTCCATTTCTTTGCTGTGGCTATATATGGCGTCGGTCGCTTGTTATTACCTTTTCCCTCTCCCAAACGTATGTGGATTGGAGCCAGATTGATTTCG GGTGCATCAGGAATCATCTTACCAATCATTAAGGCAGAAGGCGTGCGACAGATGTTTTTCCCTGCCACTGTTCCTGCTTATTACAGAGCTCCTCCGGTGAATTAA
- the LOC131331437 gene encoding uncharacterized protein LOC131331437 isoform X2 produces the protein MVRGKDADGQRSRDRPSSSPNGFLFGLFGATASALLVGRLRRAVGWFYTQLGSQLSWKGTTGGSFRSSFKEEAQKRYNRRMQEEYEEEMERVERIKRVQSVFNRGQNKYKRTYESWRENGSGEYHHHFQREDWYWKTDKSHSQRRTNFRETPQESASYLLSHHYSVLGLDRLRKVPYTDDEIKTAFRAKAKEFHPDQNQDNKESAEAKFKEVMTSYEAIKMERKNNKP, from the exons ATGGTTAGAGGCAAAGACGCCGACGGTCAACGGAGTCGAGACCGTCCGTCGTCGTCGCCGAACGGGTTCCTGTTTGGTCTGTTTGGAGCTACGGCATCCGCGTTGCTA GTTGGACGGTTGCGGAGGGCAGTTGGATGGTTCTATACTCAG TTGGGGTCACAGTTGTCATGGAAAGGTACAACTGGTGGTTCTTTCCGGTCAAGTTTTAAAGAGGAAGCACAGAAGAGGTATAACCGTCGAATGCAAGAGGAGTATGAAGAGGAAATGGAAAGAGTG GAGCGTATAAAACGAGTGCAAAGTGTATTTAACAGAGggcaaaataaatacaaaaggaCCTATGAGAGCTGGAGGGAAAATGGTTCGGGCGAATATCATCACCACTTCCAACGGGAAGATTGGTATTGGAAGACTGATAAATCACACAGTCAACGTAGGACAAATTTCAGGGAAACTCCTCAGGAAAGTGCCAGTTATCTATTATCTCATCACTACTCAGTTTTGGGTCTTGACAG GTTAAGAAAAGTACCATACACCGATGATGAGATTAAG ACAGCTTTCAGGGCAAAGGCAAAGGAGTTCCACCCAGATCAGAATCAGGATAACAAAG AGTCAGCTGAAGCAAAGTTCAAAGAGGTCATGACATCTTATGAAGCTATTAAGATGGAAAGGAAAAACAACAAGCCATGA
- the LOC131331439 gene encoding CSC1-like protein RXW8 isoform X1 yields the protein MDIAGLLTSAGINIGLCLVLLSLYSVLRKQPSNACVYFGQRLAQLQSKGRDHFSFDRFVPSPRWIVKAWEASEEEILACGGLDAVVFLRIVVCSRRIFSIAAVICIPFVLPLNYFGKEMRHRHIPSESLDVFTIGNVKEGSKWLWAHCLALYVISCSACVLLYFEYKHITKMRLEHIVGSSLNPSYFTILVRAIPSSAEESCSNSVKNFFTRYHASSYLSHQMVYRSGTVQKLMDDASKMIKCTSTEQFGLYLKGCGLCGGAAHSFKVLSSEPESVRSGNEMVNPELRDKECAAALVFFKTRYAALVASQVLQSANPMSWVTDLAPEPHDVYWKNLSIPYRQLWVRRIATLLASIGFMILFILPVTFVQGLLHLEQLQRRFPFLRGVLKSKFMVRLITGYLPSVVLMLFLYAVPPTMMMFSTIEGPISRSGRKKSASVKVLYFLIWNVFFVYVSSAKVLERLGLFSSPKDMTAQLATAVPGQATFFMTYVLTSGWASLASEIMQPYALLCNFVYKYILRKKDEPSNGTLSFPYHTEIPRVLLFGFLGFTYSLMAPLILPFLLVYFFLASLVYRNQILNVYVTNYQSGGQFWPIMHNTTIFSLVLTQVIAIGVFGLKRSTVAAAFTVPLIIFTLLFNEYCRQRFHPAFKDNAAQVLMEMDRKDEQCGSMEAIHKQLPSAYCQFAYTPNILRKAVSLNLCKDGDDVSIRIPEDTNPGSKPAQGNDSRGPSSMEIEELKK from the exons ATGGATATCGCTGGTCTCTTAACTTCAGCTGGTATCAACATAGGTCTGTGTCTGGTGTTATTATCACTATATTCGGTGTTGAGGAAACAACCAAGCAATGCATGTGTGTACTTTGGACAAAGGCTTGCTCAGTTGCAGTCAAAAGGGCGAGATCATTTCTCATTTGACAGATTTGTTCCGTCCCCTAGATGGATAGTAAAGGCCTGGGAAGCATCTGAAGAAGAAATATTGGCTTGTGGGGGCTTGGATGCAGTGGTTTTCCTCAGAATAGTTGTTTGCAG TAGACGAATCTTCTCCATTGCTGCTGTGATTTGTATTCCTTTTGTGCTTCCGTTGAATTATTTTGGCAAAGAGATGAGGCACCGGCATATCCCTTCAGAGTCGTTGGACGTGTTCACAATTGGGAATGTCAAAGAAGGGTCAAAATG GCTTTGGGCCCATTGCCTCGCACTGTATGTCATATCCTGCTCTGCTTGTGTTCTTCTTTACTTC GAGTACAAACACATAACAAAGATGAGGTTGGAGCATATAGTTGGATCTTCTCTGAACCCAAGTTACTTCACAATCCTTGTTCGTGCTATCCCATCTTCAGCGGAAGAATCGTGCAGTAATTCAGTGAAAAATTTCTTCACACGTTATCATGCGTCGAGTTATCTGTCACACCAAATGGTTTATCGGTCTGGTACAGTTCAGAAACTAATG GATGATGCATCAAAGATGATCAAGTGCACTTCAACAGAGCAGTTTGGGTTGTACTTGAAGGGCTGTGGTCTTTGTGGAGGAGCTGCACATTCCTTCAAGGTTCTTTCCAGTGAACCGGAAAGTGTTAGGAGTGGAAATGAGATGGTCAATCCAGAATTAAGAGATAAG GAGTGTGCAGCTGCTTTGGTTTTCTTCAAGACTCGCTATGCAGCTTTGGTTGCTTCACAGGTTCTTCAATCAGCAAATCCTATGTCATGGGTCACAGACTTAGCTCCAGAACCACATGATGTGTATTGGAAAAACCTTAGTATTCCATATCGACAACTTTGGGTTCGTAGGATAGCAACTCTTCTCGCCTCTATTGGTTTCATGATTTTGTTTATCCTTCCTGTGACTTTCGTACAAGGTCTCCTTCACCTAGAGCAACTGCAGAGAAGATTCCCATTTCTTAGAGGTGTTTTGAAGAG CAAGTTTATGGTCCGTCTGATAACAGGGTACCTTCCCAGTGTAGTACTGATGTTGTTTCTGTATGCTGTTCCCCCAACAATGATGATGTTTTCAACAATTGAGGGGCCTATCTCTCGTAGTGGCAGGAAAAAGAGTGCAAGCGTCAAAGTCTTGTATTTCTTAATCTGGAATGTCTTCTTTGTTTACGTTTCGTCAGCGAAAGTTTTAGAACGATTGGGCTTGTTTTCTAGTCCCAAAGATATGACTGCACAACTTGCCACAGCAGTACCGGGACAG GCAACCTTCTTTATGACTTATGTTTTGACATCAGGATGGGCGAGTTTGGCCTCTGAAATCATGCAACCATATGCTCTTCTATGCAACTTTGTCTATAAATACATTCTCAGAAAAAAGGATGAACCATCTAATGGCACTTTATCTTTTCCGTACCATACGGAAATCCCAAGGGTTCTCCTTTTTGGATTCCTTGGCTTCACGTATTCTCTGATGGCGCCTTTAATATTGCCCTTCTTGCTGGTTTACTTTTTCCTTGCAAGTCTTGTGTACCGTAATCAG ATTCTCAATGTGTATGTCACGAATTATCAAAGTGGGGGCCAGTTTTGGCCTATAATGCATAACACCACAATCTTTTCGTTGGTGCTGACACAAGTAATAGCCATTGGTGTCTTTGGACTTAAACGATCGACAGTTGCAGCAGCCTTCACCGTTCCACTGATTATTTTTACTCTCCTCTTCAACGAGTATTGCAGGCAGAGGTTTCATCCAGCATTCAAGGACAATGCTGCACAG GTCCTTATGGAGATGGATCGTAAAGACGAACAATGTGGGAGTATGGAGGCGATTCATAAGCAATTGCCTTCGGCTTATTGTCAGTTTGCATACACTCCCAATATCTTGCGGAAAGCTGTGTCCCTAAACCTTTGCAAGGATGGAGATGATGTTAGCATTCGCATCCCAGAAGACACGAATCCAG GAAGCAAACCCGCTCAAGGAAATGACTCACGGGGTCCTTCTAGTATGGAGATTGAAGAACTGAAGAAGTAG
- the LOC131331439 gene encoding CSC1-like protein RXW8 isoform X2 — translation MDIAGLLTSAGINIGLCLVLLSLYSVLRKQPSNACVYFGQRLAQLQSKGRDHFSFDRFVPSPRWIVKAWEASEEEILACGGLDAVVFLRIVVCRRIFSIAAVICIPFVLPLNYFGKEMRHRHIPSESLDVFTIGNVKEGSKWLWAHCLALYVISCSACVLLYFEYKHITKMRLEHIVGSSLNPSYFTILVRAIPSSAEESCSNSVKNFFTRYHASSYLSHQMVYRSGTVQKLMDDASKMIKCTSTEQFGLYLKGCGLCGGAAHSFKVLSSEPESVRSGNEMVNPELRDKECAAALVFFKTRYAALVASQVLQSANPMSWVTDLAPEPHDVYWKNLSIPYRQLWVRRIATLLASIGFMILFILPVTFVQGLLHLEQLQRRFPFLRGVLKSKFMVRLITGYLPSVVLMLFLYAVPPTMMMFSTIEGPISRSGRKKSASVKVLYFLIWNVFFVYVSSAKVLERLGLFSSPKDMTAQLATAVPGQATFFMTYVLTSGWASLASEIMQPYALLCNFVYKYILRKKDEPSNGTLSFPYHTEIPRVLLFGFLGFTYSLMAPLILPFLLVYFFLASLVYRNQILNVYVTNYQSGGQFWPIMHNTTIFSLVLTQVIAIGVFGLKRSTVAAAFTVPLIIFTLLFNEYCRQRFHPAFKDNAAQVLMEMDRKDEQCGSMEAIHKQLPSAYCQFAYTPNILRKAVSLNLCKDGDDVSIRIPEDTNPGSKPAQGNDSRGPSSMEIEELKK, via the exons ATGGATATCGCTGGTCTCTTAACTTCAGCTGGTATCAACATAGGTCTGTGTCTGGTGTTATTATCACTATATTCGGTGTTGAGGAAACAACCAAGCAATGCATGTGTGTACTTTGGACAAAGGCTTGCTCAGTTGCAGTCAAAAGGGCGAGATCATTTCTCATTTGACAGATTTGTTCCGTCCCCTAGATGGATAGTAAAGGCCTGGGAAGCATCTGAAGAAGAAATATTGGCTTGTGGGGGCTTGGATGCAGTGGTTTTCCTCAGAATAGTTGTTTGCAG ACGAATCTTCTCCATTGCTGCTGTGATTTGTATTCCTTTTGTGCTTCCGTTGAATTATTTTGGCAAAGAGATGAGGCACCGGCATATCCCTTCAGAGTCGTTGGACGTGTTCACAATTGGGAATGTCAAAGAAGGGTCAAAATG GCTTTGGGCCCATTGCCTCGCACTGTATGTCATATCCTGCTCTGCTTGTGTTCTTCTTTACTTC GAGTACAAACACATAACAAAGATGAGGTTGGAGCATATAGTTGGATCTTCTCTGAACCCAAGTTACTTCACAATCCTTGTTCGTGCTATCCCATCTTCAGCGGAAGAATCGTGCAGTAATTCAGTGAAAAATTTCTTCACACGTTATCATGCGTCGAGTTATCTGTCACACCAAATGGTTTATCGGTCTGGTACAGTTCAGAAACTAATG GATGATGCATCAAAGATGATCAAGTGCACTTCAACAGAGCAGTTTGGGTTGTACTTGAAGGGCTGTGGTCTTTGTGGAGGAGCTGCACATTCCTTCAAGGTTCTTTCCAGTGAACCGGAAAGTGTTAGGAGTGGAAATGAGATGGTCAATCCAGAATTAAGAGATAAG GAGTGTGCAGCTGCTTTGGTTTTCTTCAAGACTCGCTATGCAGCTTTGGTTGCTTCACAGGTTCTTCAATCAGCAAATCCTATGTCATGGGTCACAGACTTAGCTCCAGAACCACATGATGTGTATTGGAAAAACCTTAGTATTCCATATCGACAACTTTGGGTTCGTAGGATAGCAACTCTTCTCGCCTCTATTGGTTTCATGATTTTGTTTATCCTTCCTGTGACTTTCGTACAAGGTCTCCTTCACCTAGAGCAACTGCAGAGAAGATTCCCATTTCTTAGAGGTGTTTTGAAGAG CAAGTTTATGGTCCGTCTGATAACAGGGTACCTTCCCAGTGTAGTACTGATGTTGTTTCTGTATGCTGTTCCCCCAACAATGATGATGTTTTCAACAATTGAGGGGCCTATCTCTCGTAGTGGCAGGAAAAAGAGTGCAAGCGTCAAAGTCTTGTATTTCTTAATCTGGAATGTCTTCTTTGTTTACGTTTCGTCAGCGAAAGTTTTAGAACGATTGGGCTTGTTTTCTAGTCCCAAAGATATGACTGCACAACTTGCCACAGCAGTACCGGGACAG GCAACCTTCTTTATGACTTATGTTTTGACATCAGGATGGGCGAGTTTGGCCTCTGAAATCATGCAACCATATGCTCTTCTATGCAACTTTGTCTATAAATACATTCTCAGAAAAAAGGATGAACCATCTAATGGCACTTTATCTTTTCCGTACCATACGGAAATCCCAAGGGTTCTCCTTTTTGGATTCCTTGGCTTCACGTATTCTCTGATGGCGCCTTTAATATTGCCCTTCTTGCTGGTTTACTTTTTCCTTGCAAGTCTTGTGTACCGTAATCAG ATTCTCAATGTGTATGTCACGAATTATCAAAGTGGGGGCCAGTTTTGGCCTATAATGCATAACACCACAATCTTTTCGTTGGTGCTGACACAAGTAATAGCCATTGGTGTCTTTGGACTTAAACGATCGACAGTTGCAGCAGCCTTCACCGTTCCACTGATTATTTTTACTCTCCTCTTCAACGAGTATTGCAGGCAGAGGTTTCATCCAGCATTCAAGGACAATGCTGCACAG GTCCTTATGGAGATGGATCGTAAAGACGAACAATGTGGGAGTATGGAGGCGATTCATAAGCAATTGCCTTCGGCTTATTGTCAGTTTGCATACACTCCCAATATCTTGCGGAAAGCTGTGTCCCTAAACCTTTGCAAGGATGGAGATGATGTTAGCATTCGCATCCCAGAAGACACGAATCCAG GAAGCAAACCCGCTCAAGGAAATGACTCACGGGGTCCTTCTAGTATGGAGATTGAAGAACTGAAGAAGTAG
- the LOC131331436 gene encoding squalene monooxygenase SE2-like isoform X2, with translation MDQYYYVLGSLVASVMAMGLLYNLLAKRNDRGEGNAAADAATATTTTTTEISGECRSKNDADVIIVGAGVAGAALAHTLGKDGRRVHVIERDLTEPDRIVGELLQPGGYLKLIELGLQDCVEDIDAQRVFGYALFKDGRNTRLSYPLEKFHSDVSGRSFHNGRFIQKMREKAATLTNVRLEQGTVTSLLEEKGTIKGVQYKNKNGEEVSAYAPLTIVCDGCFSNLRKSLSNGEMAKYLKTMVAPQIPPQLQESFIAAIDKGNIRTMPNRSMPAAPHPTPGALLMGDAFNMRHPLTGGGMTVALSDIVVLRDLLRPLLDLNDAPTLCRYLESFYTLRKPVASTINTLAGALYKVFCASPDQALKEMRQACFDYLSLGGVCSTGPVSLLSGLNPRPLSLVVHFFAVAIYGVGRLLLPFPSPKRMWIGARLISGASGIILPIIKAEGVRQMFFPATVPAYYRAPPVN, from the exons ATGGATCAATACTACTACGTACTAGGTTCCCTGGTGGCGTCCGTGATGGCGATGGGGCTGTTGTACAATTTGCTCGCGAAGCGAAACGACCGGGGAGAAGGCAACGCCGCGGCCGACGCTGCTACCGccacgacgacgacgacgacggaaATTAGCGGAGAATGCAGATCGAAGAACGACGCCGACGTCATCATTGTCGGCGCCGGCGTCGCCGGGGCCGCTCTCGCTCACACCCTCGGCAAG GATGGGCGTCGTGTTCATGTGATTGAAAGAGACTTGACTGAGCCTGATCGGATTGTTGGAGAGCTGCTACAGCCCGGCGGCTATCTCAAATTAATTGAGTTGGGACTGCAAG ACTGCGTGGAGGATATTGACGCTCAGCGGGTGTTTGGGTATGCTCTTTTCAAAGATGGAAGGAACACACGACTCTCATATCCTCTGGAAAAGTTCCACTCGGATGTGTCGGGAAGGAGCTTCCACAATGGCCGCTTCATCCAAAAAATGAGGGAGAAGGCTGCAACCCTTACCAA TGTTCGATTGGAGCAAGGAACAGTGACATCTCTGCTTGAAGAAAAGGGCACCATTAAAGGTGTTCAATACAAGAACAAGAATGGTGAAGAAGTATCAGCATATGCACCTTTGACCATTGTGTGTGATGGCTGCTTTTCAAACTTGCGCAAATCTC TTTCAAACGGTGAAATGGCCAAGTACTTGAAGACTATGGTTGCTCCCCAG ATTCCCCCGCAGTTGCAAGAGAGCTTTATTGCCGCTATTGATAAAGGAAACATAAGGACCATGCCGAACAGAAGCATGCCGGCTGCTCCTCATCCTACTCCTGGAGCCTTGTTGATGGGTGACGCGTTCAACATGCGCCACCCTTTAACTGGTGGAGGAATGACTGTGGCACTATCTGACATTGTTGTGCTACGTGATCTTCTTAGACCTCTGCTTGACCTGAATGATGCACCAACTCTTTGCAGATATCTTGAATCCTTCTACACCTTGCGTAAG CCTGTAGCATCCACAATAAACACATTGGCTGGTGCCTTGTACAAGGTATTTTGTGCTTCACCTGATCAAGCACTCAAGGAAATGCGGCAGGCATGCTTTGATTATTTGAGCCTCGGCGGTGTTTGTTCCACAGGACCAGTTTCTCTACTCTCGGGCCTCAACCCTCGCCCATTGAGCTTGGTTGTCCATTTCTTTGCTGTGGCTATATATGGCGTCGGTCGCTTGTTATTACCTTTTCCCTCTCCCAAACGTATGTGGATTGGAGCCAGATTGATTTCG GGTGCATCAGGAATCATCTTACCAATCATTAAGGCAGAAGGCGTGCGACAGATGTTTTTCCCTGCCACTGTTCCTGCTTATTACAGAGCTCCTCCGGTGAATTAA